A portion of the Granulosicoccus antarcticus IMCC3135 genome contains these proteins:
- a CDS encoding alpha/beta fold hydrolase produces the protein MTTINLHSQVSGLSDGPGLLLSNSLSTTVNMWNPLLPALEKHFKVVRYDTRGHGKSPAPAAPYSFDDLVNDAFAVMDQHGLETASIMGCSLGSMTALGMGLSRPERIERIVCTAARADSPAPFKQSWDDRIAVLDKNDISALWEGSLANWLTPAFREAQPDSVEQLRNDFLLTNPEGFRGCAAALKGLDYLKDLGTMKVPVLFVAGSEDKGAAPQTMQEMADATLDGKFALVPECGHIVAVNNTSGLESAISDFLGLS, from the coding sequence ATGACCACTATCAATCTTCACTCACAGGTCTCCGGCTTGTCTGATGGTCCAGGACTGCTGCTTAGCAACAGTCTTTCCACGACAGTCAATATGTGGAACCCATTGCTGCCCGCTCTGGAGAAGCACTTCAAAGTTGTCAGATATGACACACGCGGACATGGAAAGAGCCCGGCACCTGCAGCCCCCTACTCTTTCGACGATCTGGTCAATGATGCATTTGCGGTCATGGATCAGCACGGATTAGAAACTGCAAGCATCATGGGTTGCTCTCTGGGCAGCATGACTGCATTAGGCATGGGACTGAGCCGTCCAGAGCGCATTGAACGTATCGTTTGTACTGCTGCCCGTGCAGACTCACCAGCACCCTTCAAACAAAGCTGGGATGACAGAATTGCAGTACTGGATAAAAACGACATTTCTGCACTCTGGGAAGGCTCGCTTGCAAATTGGTTAACACCCGCCTTCAGAGAAGCACAACCTGACTCAGTTGAGCAACTCAGAAACGACTTCCTGTTGACCAACCCGGAAGGATTCAGAGGTTGCGCAGCGGCATTGAAAGGACTCGATTATCTCAAGGATCTTGGCACGATGAAAGTACCCGTACTTTTTGTAGCTGGTTCAGAAGACAAAGGTGCAGCCCCACAGACAATGCAAGAGATGGCAGATGCCACACTGGACGGAAAGTTCGCGCTTGTTCCAGAATGTGGCCATATTGTCGCTGTGAACAATACAAGCGGCCTGGAATCTGCAATTAGCGATTTTCTCGGACTAAGTTAA
- a CDS encoding glutathione S-transferase family protein: protein MIKLFGRSTSINVQKVMWVLAELNLKYDRFDVGGAFGGLNDAEYIALNPHQKVPTLVDDTVVLWESNAILRYLADAYGRDVIFGTTPAARGTSDMWMEWYQNSVYPNFQAIFHQKVRLRSTERSSDVLARAQDVVFKQFSLFDSKLESTEFINGDHLTLGDVPMAACLYRYFTMDIERPDYPQIARYYESLTQRSTFSENVMINYDSLRTPELTD, encoded by the coding sequence ATGATAAAATTATTCGGGCGAAGTACGTCTATTAATGTGCAAAAGGTCATGTGGGTTCTTGCAGAGCTCAATCTGAAATATGACCGGTTCGATGTAGGTGGGGCTTTTGGTGGGTTGAATGATGCTGAGTATATCGCTCTCAATCCACATCAAAAAGTTCCAACCCTTGTCGATGACACCGTCGTTCTTTGGGAGTCAAATGCAATTTTGCGTTATCTCGCAGATGCTTATGGGCGGGATGTCATCTTTGGGACAACCCCGGCAGCACGTGGTACATCGGATATGTGGATGGAGTGGTATCAAAACTCCGTCTATCCGAATTTTCAAGCAATTTTTCACCAAAAGGTGAGGCTGCGGAGCACCGAACGTAGTTCTGACGTTCTCGCGCGGGCGCAGGATGTCGTTTTCAAGCAATTTTCTCTATTCGATTCGAAGCTTGAATCAACAGAATTTATAAACGGGGATCATCTTACCTTGGGCGATGTGCCAATGGCGGCATGCCTGTATCGTTATTTTACGATGGATATAGAGCGGCCAGATTACCCGCAAATCGCACGGTATTATGAAAGTCTAACGCAGCGTTCTACCTTTAGCGAGAATGTGATGATCAATTATGACAGTCTGCGCACGCCAGAACTAACGGATTGA
- a CDS encoding redoxin domain-containing protein: MSEKLTPDTAVPGLKLPLVGGGTFDLSAETPKNFTMVLFYRGYHCPVCKNYLQGLAALLSGYEEAGFSVVAASMNGPELAEKAAAEWELGSLRLAHSVSVDDAKNWGLWISKAFKDVEADIFTEPGLFWIRPDGKLYLADISNMPWARPDLKNLLTKVDYALANDYPARGTYAG, translated from the coding sequence ATGAGCGAAAAATTAACACCAGACACAGCGGTACCAGGTTTAAAACTACCGTTGGTAGGTGGTGGAACATTTGACCTTTCCGCAGAAACACCCAAAAACTTCACCATGGTGTTGTTTTACCGTGGCTATCATTGCCCCGTGTGCAAGAACTACCTTCAAGGACTAGCAGCATTGTTGAGCGGCTATGAGGAAGCAGGCTTCAGTGTCGTTGCTGCTTCCATGAATGGTCCCGAGTTGGCTGAAAAGGCTGCTGCAGAATGGGAACTCGGTAGTCTTCGCCTCGCGCATAGTGTTTCTGTTGATGACGCCAAGAACTGGGGTCTGTGGATTTCAAAGGCATTCAAAGATGTAGAGGCCGATATATTTACAGAACCAGGCCTGTTCTGGATTCGCCCAGACGGAAAGCTATACCTTGCCGATATCTCGAACATGCCATGGGCACGGCCAGATCTGAAAAACCTGCTTACAAAAGTCGATTATGCCTTGGCAAATGACTACCCCGCTCGTGGTACTTACGCAGGATAA